In Acholeplasma equirhinis, the following proteins share a genomic window:
- a CDS encoding helix-turn-helix domain-containing protein, translating to MDAKKCGAFIQSIRKEKRLTQNELADLIGVTDKAISRWETGEGFPEVTLLPKLSEVLGVSVDELLKGERIGIVKQSSPKNHVSRFKLYSNLNVIGMYFGLLLSILVINLKSDKADAIWYGLIPLLIFNFAGLILYIVLRTFFIEKSVFTDEEKRVLYNQTKWTYFAQILTVFLYSPYIAGHYFYLTQNGWIIGIIRFDWYLLWALFSGLIAGLIIIIVNTIHRKMIHYPTIFDKFKITIDTIFVGSMIAISNLLLFLIIGQASRMIEFLVVLNLVNILTISIIMMIRKRISFKWLPLVLLSVIYVFLEMNVNYYGVHDIGALLFLLIGPVVFTILGLLAFLKKKVALLTVVIYLLFVSLASIIPFGMDFLFNIYMIVVLGIFILVNWKFKNS from the coding sequence ATGGATGCAAAAAAATGTGGAGCATTTATTCAAAGTATTAGAAAAGAAAAAAGATTAACCCAAAATGAATTAGCAGATTTAATCGGGGTAACTGATAAAGCTATCTCAAGATGGGAAACAGGAGAAGGGTTTCCTGAAGTTACCTTACTACCTAAATTATCAGAGGTTTTAGGTGTTTCAGTTGATGAACTTTTAAAAGGCGAAAGAATTGGTATTGTGAAACAATCATCACCTAAGAATCATGTATCAAGATTCAAGTTATATTCTAATCTGAATGTAATAGGAATGTACTTTGGATTACTTTTATCCATTCTTGTTATTAACTTAAAAAGTGATAAAGCTGATGCAATTTGGTATGGATTAATTCCATTACTTATATTCAATTTTGCAGGATTGATTCTATACATTGTTCTAAGAACATTCTTTATTGAAAAATCTGTTTTTACAGATGAAGAAAAAAGAGTTTTATACAATCAAACAAAATGGACATATTTTGCACAGATATTAACCGTATTCTTATATTCACCTTATATTGCTGGGCATTATTTTTATTTAACTCAAAATGGTTGGATAATAGGCATTATTAGATTCGACTGGTATTTATTATGGGCTTTATTTAGCGGTTTAATTGCAGGTTTAATTATAATAATTGTAAATACAATTCACCGTAAAATGATCCATTACCCCACAATTTTTGATAAGTTTAAAATAACTATTGATACTATTTTTGTTGGTTCGATGATTGCTATTTCAAATTTACTTTTATTCTTAATAATTGGTCAAGCATCAAGAATGATAGAATTTTTAGTAGTTTTAAACTTGGTTAATATCTTAACGATCTCAATCATCATGATGATTAGAAAGAGAATAAGTTTTAAATGGCTTCCATTGGTCTTACTAAGTGTCATTTATGTGTTTCTAGAGATGAACGTAAATTACTATGGTGTCCATGATATTGGTGCATTATTATTTCTTTTAATTGGTCCGGTAGTATTTACTATCTTAGGTTTACTTGCATTCTTGAAGAAAAAAGTCGCACTTCTAACGGTAGTGATCTATTTACTGTTTGTATCCTTAGCTTCTATAATTCCATTTGGAATGGACTTTTTGTTTAACATTTATATGATAGTTGTATTAGGCATATTCATCTTAGTTAATTGGAAATTTAAAAACAGTTAA